In the Gossypium arboreum isolate Shixiya-1 chromosome 10, ASM2569848v2, whole genome shotgun sequence genome, one interval contains:
- the LOC108474875 gene encoding uncharacterized protein LOC108474875, with product MDPSIDSPSGESANMPFSHLWLVHSFPHHKTVKLDETNFVQWKLQLVPLPDGSLISNPDAILFTQQDKLLASWLIYTVNASLLSYIIPTKSTFDIWSTGGSTIKEYVSKIQTLCALLESSGSSVSVAEKVEVLLAGLPFEFDLIFMLVSISSESLQFKKLVDLLMGFETRLMQAICEIPMVANVEEASSIIDSNLRGAREGQFLSGLRGGRGFRSRVQCQICSRFGHVAQRCYYHFDRYYGSHIDGTPVAGRDGYGRSRGFAPEQRIEGFDALSPHAVLHGTRPYYGAYGQLSRPSPNVAGHFSKPCGPPALPDGPVRGAPCGSGDLYILTPVGLTSWYPDSGASHYVCQNVGDLNATTPYFGTSELLMGNRAPTKITSVGDKVIYTLSKLLRLTNVLCVPSIRKNPKSVSQFTEDNNMFFEFHPLYCVIKDIQTQEILLWGQVCDGLYHFSVDVSIPSTTTSNVHNVALHASSSISSDDFTLWHNRLGHPSSRVVNVVLNKRGIVVDKKSLFNVCIACQKGKSHKLPFTHSNTEFVELFELVVSDLWG from the exons ATGGATCCGTCTATCGATTCTCCTTCTGGTGAATCTGCTAACATGCCTTTCTCTCATTTGTGGTTAGTTCACAGCTTTCCTCATCATAAAACAGTGAAATTGGATGAGACGAACTTCGTTCAATGGAAACTTCAA TTGGTGCCATTGCCTGATGGCAGTCTTATTTCGAATCCAGATGCAATCTTGTTCACACAGCAGGATAAGCTGCTCGCATCCTGGCTCATTTATACAGTTAATGCTTCTTTGCTTTCCTATATCATTCCAACTAAGTCTACCTTTGATATTTGGAGTACT GGTGGATCTACTATCAAAGAATATGTGTCGAAGATTCAGACTCTTTGTGCACTCCTTGAGTCATCGGGATCTAGTGTTTCAGTGGCTGAGAAAGTAGAGGTTCTTCTCGCTGGTCTTCCTTTTGAGTTTGACTTGATTTTTATGCTAGTTTCTATTTCATCGGAGTCCTTGCAGTTTAAGAAACTTGTTGATCTACTGATGGGCTTCGAAACTCGATTGATGCAGGCGATATGTGAGATCCCGATGGTTGCGAATGTGGAGGAAGCGTCTAGCATTATTGACTCTAATTTACGTGGTGCGCGTGAAGGACAATTCTTGTCGGGATTACGTGGTGGTCGAGGTTTTCGGTCTAGAGTGCAGTGCCAGATTTGCAGTCGTTTTGGCCATGTTGCACAGCGGTGTTACTACCATTTTGACAGATACTATGGCTCTCACATTGATGGCACTCCAGTCGCTGGTAGAGACGGATATGGTCGGTCTCGTGGGTTTGCTCCTGAGCAACGTATTGAGG GTTTTGATGCTTTATCACCACATGCTGTACTACATGGTACCCGCCCATATTATGGGGCATATGGTCAACTCTCTCGGCCTAGT CCAAATGTAGCAGGCCATTTTTCTAAGCCCTGTGGTCCACCTGCTCTGCCAGATGGGCCTGTTCGTGGTGCTCC TTGCGGTAGTGGTGATCTATATATTCTTACGCCAGTTGGGCTTACGTCTTGGTACCCGGATTCTGGTGCTTCGCATTATGTGTGTCAGAATGTTGGCGATTTAAATGCCACCACTCCGTATTTTGGTACTTCTGAACTCTTAATGGGTAATAGGGCTCCAACTAAGATTACATCTGTTGGGGACAAGGTCATTTACACTCTGTCCAAGTTGTTACGTCTGACAAATGTCTTGTGTGTTCCAAGCATTCGTAAGAATCCCAAGTCTGTGTCACAGTTTACTGAAGATAACAACATGTTTTTTGAATTTCACCCACTCTATTGTGTTATTAAGGATATCCAAACGCAGGAAATATTGCTGTGGGGCCAAGTTTGTGATGGGCTCTATCATTTTTCAGTTGACGTTTCTATTCCGTCTACTACGACCTCTAATGTTCATAATGTTGCTCTTCATGCTAGTTCTTCTATTTCTTCTGATGATTTTACTTTGTGGCATAATAGGCTCGGCCATCCGTCGTCTAGAGTTGTTAATGTTGTTTTAAATAAACGTGGCATTGTTGTTGATAAGAAATCTCTCTTTAATGTTTGTATTGCCTGTCAAAAAGGAAAATCCCATAAATTGCCCTTTACTCATTCTAATACTGAATTTGTGGAATTGTTTGAGTTGGTGGTTTCTGACTTGTGGGGATAG